Proteins encoded within one genomic window of Amorphus orientalis:
- a CDS encoding ABC transporter ATP-binding protein — protein MALSSDTAPEIEAPAAAAPAILDVSNIEVIYDHVILVLKGVTLTVPKGGIVALLGANGAGKTTTLKAISNLLRAERGEVTKGSITFAGERVEALSPNALVTRGCIQVMEGRHCFGHLTIEENLLTGAYTRRDGGRRVRDDLDMVYSYFPRLKERRSSQAGYTSGGEQQMCAIGRALMSRPKMILLDEPSMGLAPQLVEEIFEIVKSLNENEGVSILLAEQNTNVALRYATYGYILESGRIVMDGAAAALRENEDVKEFYLGVGGEGRRSFRNVKHYKRRKRWLS, from the coding sequence ATGGCATTGAGTTCGGACACCGCGCCGGAGATCGAAGCGCCGGCGGCAGCTGCGCCGGCGATCCTCGACGTCTCCAATATCGAGGTGATCTACGACCACGTCATCCTGGTGCTCAAGGGCGTGACGCTGACGGTCCCGAAAGGCGGCATCGTCGCGCTTCTGGGGGCCAACGGTGCCGGCAAGACCACCACCTTGAAGGCGATTTCCAACCTTCTGCGGGCGGAACGGGGCGAGGTGACCAAGGGCAGCATCACCTTCGCCGGCGAGCGGGTCGAGGCGCTGTCGCCGAACGCGCTGGTCACGCGCGGCTGCATCCAGGTCATGGAGGGCCGGCACTGTTTCGGCCATCTGACCATCGAGGAGAACCTCCTGACCGGCGCCTACACGCGGCGCGACGGAGGCCGCCGGGTCCGCGACGATCTCGACATGGTCTATTCCTATTTCCCGCGCCTCAAGGAACGGCGCAGCTCCCAGGCCGGCTACACCTCCGGCGGCGAGCAGCAGATGTGCGCGATCGGCCGGGCGCTGATGTCGCGGCCGAAGATGATCCTTCTCGACGAGCCGTCCATGGGGCTCGCGCCGCAACTGGTGGAGGAGATCTTCGAGATCGTGAAGTCCCTCAACGAGAACGAGGGCGTGTCGATCCTTCTGGCCGAGCAGAACACCAACGTGGCGCTGCGCTACGCCACCTACGGCTACATCCTGGAGTCCGGCCGCATCGTCATGGACGGGGCGGCGGCCGCGCTCCGGGAGAACGAGGACGTCAAGGAGTTCTATCTCGGCGTCGGCGGCGAGGGGCGCCGTTCGTTCCGCAACGTGAAGCATTACAAGCGGCGCAAGCGCTGGCTTTCCTGA
- a CDS encoding branched-chain amino acid ABC transporter permease yields the protein MLYREAGQYKTSYAADMAVFPIRQDRIGIAVMLAVAFVAIPLVASPFFLASIMIPFLIFTLATIGLNILTGYCGQLSLGTGAFMGVGAYACYKLTSIFPETNILVWILASGIFSAAIGVVFGLPSLRIKGFYLAVATLAAQFFLEWAFIRIPWLYNYNASGAIEVSTRTAFGVVLTGPTAGTVERYFAVLAIVVLMTWVASNLLRGWVGRSFMMIRDMDIAAELIGVRPLRTKLLAFAVSSFYCGVAGAMMVFFWLGAAEPSAFSINLSFQILFMVILGGLGSLIGSYMGAAFIWILPVLIRMVPEALGLPIEAATVEHINFVIIGALIIFILIVEPHGLARMWQIIKQKLRVWPFPY from the coding sequence ATGCTCTACCGCGAGGCCGGACAGTACAAGACCAGCTACGCCGCCGACATGGCGGTGTTCCCGATCCGGCAGGACCGGATCGGCATCGCCGTCATGCTGGCGGTGGCGTTCGTGGCGATCCCGCTGGTGGCGAGCCCGTTCTTCCTCGCCTCCATCATGATCCCGTTCCTGATCTTCACGCTGGCGACGATCGGGCTGAACATCCTGACGGGCTATTGCGGGCAGCTTTCGCTGGGCACCGGCGCCTTCATGGGGGTGGGGGCCTACGCCTGCTACAAGCTCACCTCGATCTTCCCGGAGACCAACATCCTGGTCTGGATCCTGGCGTCGGGCATCTTCTCCGCCGCGATCGGCGTGGTGTTCGGGCTGCCGAGCCTGAGGATCAAGGGCTTCTACCTGGCGGTCGCGACGCTTGCCGCGCAGTTCTTCCTCGAGTGGGCGTTCATCCGCATCCCCTGGCTCTACAACTACAACGCTTCGGGCGCGATCGAGGTGTCGACCCGCACCGCGTTCGGCGTGGTGCTGACGGGCCCGACCGCCGGCACGGTGGAGCGCTATTTCGCGGTGCTGGCAATCGTGGTGCTGATGACCTGGGTCGCCTCTAACCTCCTGCGGGGCTGGGTCGGCCGATCGTTCATGATGATCCGCGACATGGACATCGCCGCCGAGTTGATCGGGGTCCGGCCGCTGCGGACCAAGCTCCTCGCCTTCGCCGTCTCGTCCTTCTATTGCGGGGTGGCCGGGGCGATGATGGTGTTCTTCTGGCTGGGCGCGGCCGAGCCGTCCGCGTTCTCCATCAACCTGTCCTTCCAGATCCTGTTCATGGTGATCCTGGGCGGTCTGGGCAGTCTGATCGGCTCCTATATGGGCGCGGCATTCATCTGGATCCTGCCGGTCCTGATCCGCATGGTGCCGGAAGCGCTGGGCCTGCCGATCGAAGCCGCCACCGTCGAGCACATCAACTTCGTGATTATCGGCGCGCTGATCATTTTCATTCTCATCGTGGAGCCGCACGGGCTTGCACGCATGTGGCAGATCATCAAGCAGAAGCTGAGGGTCTGGCCGTTCCCGTACTGA
- a CDS encoding ABC transporter ATP-binding protein translates to MAAVAEMTDIRDREAAAPAEVLLEVKNVSLAFGGVKAISDISFDIRKGEVRAIIGPNGAGKTSMLNVINGFYHPQEGTITFEGKVRRRMRPYEAARSGIARTFQNVALFRGMTTLDNIMSGRTLMMRKNFFWQVLRQGPALNEEIAHRHRVEEIIDFLEIQHIRKTPVGKLPYGLQKRVELGRALAMEPRLLLLDEPMAGMNLEEKEDMSRFILDVNQQFETTIALIEHDMGVVMDISDRVVVLDYGKKIGDGPPDEVRANQDVIDAYLGVSHE, encoded by the coding sequence ATGGCTGCCGTTGCCGAAATGACCGACATCCGGGACCGGGAAGCCGCCGCGCCCGCCGAGGTCCTGCTGGAGGTGAAGAACGTTTCGCTGGCCTTCGGCGGCGTGAAGGCGATCTCCGACATCTCCTTCGATATCCGCAAGGGGGAAGTGCGCGCGATCATCGGGCCGAACGGTGCCGGCAAGACGTCGATGCTCAACGTCATCAACGGTTTTTATCATCCCCAGGAAGGCACCATCACCTTCGAGGGCAAGGTGCGCCGGCGCATGCGCCCCTACGAGGCGGCGCGGTCCGGCATCGCCCGCACCTTCCAGAACGTCGCCCTGTTCCGCGGCATGACCACATTGGACAACATCATGTCCGGCCGCACGCTGATGATGCGGAAAAACTTCTTCTGGCAGGTGCTGCGCCAGGGCCCGGCGCTGAACGAGGAGATCGCCCACCGGCACCGGGTCGAGGAGATCATCGACTTCCTGGAGATCCAGCACATCCGCAAGACGCCGGTCGGCAAGCTGCCCTACGGCCTGCAGAAGCGGGTGGAGCTCGGCCGGGCGCTCGCCATGGAGCCGCGGCTCCTGCTGCTCGACGAGCCGATGGCGGGCATGAACCTGGAGGAGAAGGAGGACATGTCCCGCTTCATCCTCGACGTGAACCAGCAGTTCGAGACCACGATCGCGCTGATCGAGCACGACATGGGCGTCGTGATGGATATCTCCGACCGGGTGGTGGTGCTCGACTACGGCAAGAAGATCGGCGACGGGCCGCCGGACGAGGTGCGCGCCAACCAGGACGTCATCGACGCCTATCTGGGAGTGTCGCACGAATGA
- the rplS gene encoding 50S ribosomal protein L19, giving the protein MNVIEEIEREQMATVEAQRKLPPFQAGDTVRVNVRVTEGTRTRVQAFEGVCIARSGGGLHENFTVRKISYGEGVERVFPVFSPLIESVDVIRRGKVRRAKLYYLRSRRGKSARIAERRDRRGEEGQRSTTKPAADAAE; this is encoded by the coding sequence ATGAACGTCATCGAAGAGATCGAACGCGAGCAGATGGCGACGGTCGAGGCGCAGCGGAAGCTGCCGCCGTTCCAGGCCGGTGATACCGTGCGCGTGAACGTGCGCGTCACGGAAGGCACCCGGACCCGCGTCCAGGCGTTCGAAGGCGTGTGCATCGCCCGCTCCGGCGGCGGCCTCCACGAGAACTTCACCGTCCGGAAGATCTCCTACGGCGAAGGCGTCGAGCGCGTTTTTCCGGTGTTCTCGCCGCTGATCGAGTCCGTCGACGTGATCCGCCGCGGCAAGGTCCGCCGGGCCAAGCTCTACTATCTGCGCAGCCGTCGCGGTAAGTCCGCCCGCATCGCCGAGCGTCGCGATCGCCGCGGCGAAGAAGGCCAGCGCTCGACGACGAAGCCGGCCGCCGACGCTGCCGAGTAA
- a CDS encoding phenylacetate--CoA ligase family protein — protein sequence MTDHFDEREIQDPDAREEDLGKRLAGLVRYAVNHAPGWARHLADAETDRVDSRAALAKLPVLRKSDLAQLQAEDPPFGGFVAGQAGPPPRVFVSPGPIYEPQGIGPDPANASRALYAAGLRAGGTVHNAFSYHLTPGGWMLDEGARALGATVVPAGVGNTEQQAAAVAALKPDFFCGVPDFLKVLLDKGAELGLNVSSITRGLVSGAALPASLRAELDERGVRVVQAYATAELGVIAYESEAREGLIVNEDVIVEILRPGTGDPVPEGEVGEVVVTRLSSSYPLIRFATGDLSAALPGQSPCGRTAPRIKGWMGRADQRTKIKGMFVDPAQIDALVKRHPEVRRARLVVARSGEQDVMTLSVETEAGSEIADRLEESLRDLTKLSGRVDIVAPGTLPNDGKVIADDRPVG from the coding sequence ATGACCGACCATTTCGACGAGCGCGAAATCCAGGACCCGGACGCCCGGGAGGAAGACCTCGGAAAGCGGCTGGCCGGGCTGGTGCGCTACGCGGTCAATCACGCGCCGGGCTGGGCACGCCATCTTGCGGACGCGGAGACCGACAGGGTCGACAGCCGCGCGGCTCTGGCGAAGCTGCCGGTGCTCCGCAAGAGCGACCTGGCGCAGCTTCAGGCCGAGGATCCGCCATTTGGCGGTTTCGTAGCCGGGCAGGCCGGCCCGCCGCCGCGCGTGTTCGTGTCGCCCGGTCCGATCTACGAGCCCCAGGGCATCGGTCCCGACCCCGCCAATGCCTCGCGCGCCCTTTACGCGGCAGGGCTTCGCGCCGGCGGGACGGTCCATAACGCCTTTTCATACCATCTGACGCCCGGCGGCTGGATGCTGGACGAGGGCGCGCGGGCGCTGGGCGCGACGGTGGTGCCGGCCGGCGTGGGCAACACGGAACAGCAGGCGGCCGCGGTCGCGGCCCTCAAGCCCGACTTTTTCTGCGGCGTTCCGGACTTCCTGAAGGTGCTGCTCGACAAGGGCGCCGAACTGGGGCTGAACGTCTCGTCGATCACGCGCGGGCTGGTCTCCGGAGCCGCGCTGCCGGCCAGTCTGCGCGCCGAACTGGACGAGCGCGGCGTGCGGGTTGTGCAGGCCTACGCCACGGCGGAACTTGGCGTGATCGCCTACGAGAGCGAGGCGCGCGAGGGGCTGATCGTCAACGAGGACGTGATCGTGGAGATCCTGCGGCCGGGTACCGGCGACCCGGTGCCGGAGGGCGAGGTCGGCGAGGTGGTGGTGACCCGGCTGTCGTCCAGCTATCCGCTGATCCGCTTCGCGACCGGCGACCTGTCGGCGGCGCTGCCGGGCCAGAGCCCGTGCGGCCGCACTGCGCCGCGCATCAAGGGTTGGATGGGCCGGGCGGACCAGCGCACCAAGATCAAGGGAATGTTCGTGGACCCGGCGCAGATCGACGCGCTGGTCAAGCGTCACCCGGAGGTGCGGCGCGCCCGTCTGGTCGTCGCCCGTTCCGGCGAGCAGGACGTCATGACGCTCTCGGTCGAGACCGAGGCCGGATCGGAGATCGCCGACCGGCTGGAGGAGAGCCTGCGGGACCTCACCAAGCTGTCGGGCCGGGTCGACATCGTCGCGCCGGGGACGCTGCCCAACGACGGAAAGGTCATTGCCGACGACCGGCCGGTGGGTTGA
- a CDS encoding branched-chain amino acid ABC transporter permease: METLYLVFIDPFVQMVTAPDFFLQVLWEGFVSGVLYALIALGFVLIFKASGVLNFAQGIMVVFAALSLVGLTALGVPALISFVICIGIMFVLAVGVERMVLRPLVNQPDIILFMATIGLTYFLIGLGELIFGGEPKTMVTEQLLLPTGSTAFDILGGFLILQHIDIAAAVIAIIMVAALGFFFSKTRIGRALRAVADDHQAALSVGISLNQIWVIVWFAAGIVALVTGVMWGARSDVSFALQIVAFKALPVIILGGLTSIPGAIVGGLVIGIGEKIGEIYWGPLVGGGIEGWLAYIIALAFLLVRPQGLFGERIIERI, encoded by the coding sequence ATGGAAACCCTCTATCTCGTCTTCATCGACCCGTTCGTGCAGATGGTCACCGCGCCGGACTTCTTCCTGCAGGTCCTGTGGGAAGGGTTCGTGTCCGGCGTGCTCTACGCGCTGATCGCGCTCGGCTTCGTGCTGATCTTCAAGGCCTCGGGGGTGCTCAACTTCGCGCAGGGCATCATGGTGGTGTTCGCCGCCCTGTCGCTGGTGGGCCTGACGGCGCTGGGCGTGCCTGCGCTGATCTCGTTCGTCATCTGCATCGGGATCATGTTCGTGCTCGCCGTGGGGGTGGAGCGGATGGTGCTCAGGCCGCTGGTGAACCAGCCGGACATCATCCTGTTCATGGCGACCATCGGGCTCACCTATTTCCTGATCGGGCTCGGCGAGCTGATCTTCGGCGGTGAGCCGAAGACGATGGTGACCGAGCAGCTCCTGCTACCGACCGGCTCCACCGCCTTCGACATCCTCGGCGGGTTCCTGATCCTGCAGCACATCGACATCGCGGCAGCCGTTATCGCGATCATCATGGTGGCGGCGCTGGGCTTCTTCTTCTCCAAGACCCGGATCGGCCGGGCGCTCAGGGCGGTTGCCGACGACCATCAGGCGGCGCTGTCGGTGGGCATCTCGCTCAACCAGATCTGGGTGATCGTGTGGTTCGCCGCCGGCATCGTCGCGCTGGTCACCGGCGTCATGTGGGGGGCGCGCTCCGACGTCTCCTTTGCGCTCCAGATCGTGGCGTTCAAGGCGCTGCCGGTGATCATCCTGGGCGGTCTGACCTCGATCCCCGGCGCCATCGTCGGCGGACTTGTGATCGGGATCGGCGAAAAGATCGGCGAGATCTACTGGGGACCTCTCGTGGGCGGCGGCATCGAAGGATGGCTGGCCTACATCATCGCGCTCGCCTTCCTGCTGGTCCGGCCGCAGGGGCTGTTCGGTGAACGCATCATCGAAAGGATCTGA
- a CDS encoding multidrug effflux MFS transporter gives MLKPGTIALTALLATLQAVGPIATDTYLPSLPSIAVHLDASISTVQLTLSVFLIGFALAQIVYGPVSDRFGRKPVLIVGLALYCAASFACAVASSIELLIVARFFQALGAAGPVVLSRSMVRDLYEGRRAGTELSRMGTIMGLMPAVAPSIGGVLDLFFGWRGPLFAVFALAIVILLLVIFRLPETIRERVPERLTPKSFLWGFGPVISDAGYRVHVAIVCFTYAGIFVFISGGSFVLQNVYGLSSVVFGLVFGMCALSYVAGTLLGQRLLQRLGVARALGVGCCFLAAGGTAMVLALVVGIDHPAAVVVPQMIYLVGVGQALPQGMAGALMPFTKRAGAASSLLGFTQMVFSAGVGTVLGLLLHRGALPMALFLAVCGIGALATYLASRNVRARGPQW, from the coding sequence ATGCTGAAGCCCGGCACCATCGCGCTGACGGCGCTTCTCGCCACGCTGCAGGCCGTGGGGCCGATCGCGACCGACACCTATTTGCCGTCGCTGCCCTCCATCGCGGTTCATCTGGACGCGTCGATCTCGACGGTCCAGCTGACCCTGTCGGTTTTCCTGATCGGGTTCGCCCTGGCCCAGATCGTTTACGGTCCGGTCTCCGACCGGTTCGGGCGCAAGCCGGTGCTGATCGTCGGCCTGGCACTCTACTGCGCGGCCTCGTTCGCCTGCGCGGTGGCGTCGTCGATCGAACTCCTGATCGTGGCGCGGTTCTTCCAGGCGCTCGGCGCGGCGGGGCCGGTGGTGCTGTCGCGCTCCATGGTGCGCGATCTCTACGAAGGCCGCCGGGCGGGCACGGAGCTTTCCCGCATGGGCACGATCATGGGGCTGATGCCGGCGGTGGCGCCCTCGATCGGCGGCGTGCTGGATCTCTTCTTCGGCTGGCGTGGACCGCTGTTCGCCGTCTTCGCGCTGGCGATCGTCATCCTGCTGCTGGTGATCTTCCGCCTGCCGGAAACGATCCGGGAGCGGGTGCCGGAACGGTTGACGCCGAAGAGCTTCCTGTGGGGTTTCGGCCCGGTGATCTCCGACGCCGGCTACCGGGTGCACGTCGCAATCGTCTGCTTCACCTACGCCGGCATCTTCGTGTTCATCTCCGGCGGCTCGTTCGTGCTGCAGAATGTCTACGGCCTGTCGAGCGTCGTGTTCGGCCTCGTCTTCGGCATGTGTGCACTGTCCTATGTCGCCGGCACACTGCTCGGCCAGCGGCTGCTGCAGCGTCTCGGCGTGGCGCGCGCGCTCGGGGTCGGCTGCTGCTTCCTCGCTGCCGGCGGGACCGCGATGGTCCTCGCGCTGGTCGTCGGGATCGACCATCCGGCCGCGGTCGTGGTGCCGCAGATGATCTACCTGGTCGGCGTGGGACAGGCGCTGCCCCAGGGTATGGCCGGAGCCCTGATGCCGTTCACGAAACGTGCGGGCGCGGCCTCATCGCTGCTGGGCTTCACCCAGATGGTGTTCAGCGCGGGCGTGGGAACGGTGCTCGGCCTGCTCCTGCACCGGGGCGCGCTGCCGATGGCGCTCTTTCTCGCCGTGTGCGGCATCGGCGCGCTCGCAACCTATCTCGCCTCCCGGAACGTGCGGGCGCGCGGACCCCAGTGGTAG
- a CDS encoding ABC transporter substrate-binding protein has product MTSTRTALAGMAIAAVAFTGLATPAAQAQDGELFIPLLTYRTGPFAGSGIPIANGMADYLTMLNERDGGIGGVKIRIEECETGYNTQKGVECYESTKANDPLIYNPYSTGITLQLIPKASVDNIPVLSMAYGLSAAADGNLFPWVFNPPDTYWDGASAIIKYIAEQEGGDLSNLDGKKIGYIFLDAGYGREPIPLLEQFAKDYGFTLTQYPVPADQMQNQSSQWLNVRRDRPDYMIMWGWGAMNPTAVKEAAKIRYPMDKFIGVWWSGGEDDARPAGDGGKGFKTLNFNGVGQDFPVIQDILTHVVEPGKSQVSETARVGENLYNRGVMNSFLMAEAIRTAQEMTGKKVIDAADMRAGMENLNITEERLKEAGMEGFMAPLKLTCADHSGENDVYVQQWNGETWEKVSDWFSPMKDVVRPMLVKAAEEYVASNQPWPERSEPCAQ; this is encoded by the coding sequence ATGACATCCACCAGGACCGCGCTCGCCGGAATGGCGATCGCTGCCGTCGCCTTCACGGGTCTCGCGACCCCGGCCGCCCAGGCCCAGGACGGCGAACTCTTTATTCCGCTTCTGACCTACCGCACCGGCCCGTTCGCCGGGTCCGGCATCCCGATCGCCAACGGCATGGCCGACTATCTGACCATGCTGAACGAGCGCGACGGCGGCATTGGCGGGGTCAAGATCCGGATCGAGGAGTGCGAGACCGGCTACAACACCCAGAAGGGCGTGGAGTGCTACGAGAGCACCAAGGCCAACGACCCGCTGATATACAATCCCTACTCGACCGGCATCACGCTGCAGCTCATCCCCAAGGCCTCGGTCGACAATATCCCGGTCCTGTCCATGGCCTACGGCCTGTCGGCAGCGGCCGACGGCAACCTCTTCCCGTGGGTCTTCAATCCGCCGGACACCTACTGGGACGGCGCCTCGGCGATCATCAAATACATAGCCGAGCAGGAAGGCGGAGATCTCTCCAATCTGGACGGCAAGAAGATCGGCTACATCTTCCTGGACGCCGGCTACGGCCGCGAGCCGATCCCGCTTCTGGAACAGTTCGCCAAGGACTACGGCTTCACGCTGACCCAGTATCCGGTGCCGGCCGACCAGATGCAGAACCAGTCCTCCCAGTGGCTCAACGTGCGCCGTGACCGGCCCGACTACATGATCATGTGGGGCTGGGGTGCCATGAACCCGACGGCGGTGAAGGAAGCGGCCAAGATCCGCTATCCGATGGACAAGTTCATCGGCGTGTGGTGGTCCGGCGGCGAAGACGACGCCCGTCCGGCCGGCGACGGCGGCAAAGGCTTCAAGACGCTGAACTTCAACGGCGTCGGCCAGGACTTTCCGGTCATCCAGGACATCCTGACCCACGTGGTGGAGCCCGGCAAAAGCCAGGTCTCGGAGACCGCCCGCGTAGGCGAGAACCTCTACAACCGCGGCGTCATGAACTCCTTCCTGATGGCCGAGGCGATCCGCACCGCGCAGGAAATGACCGGCAAGAAGGTGATCGACGCGGCGGACATGCGCGCCGGCATGGAGAACCTCAACATCACCGAGGAGCGACTGAAGGAGGCGGGCATGGAAGGCTTCATGGCCCCGCTGAAGCTCACCTGCGCGGACCACTCCGGCGAGAACGACGTCTACGTCCAGCAGTGGAACGGCGAGACCTGGGAAAAGGTCTCCGACTGGTTCTCACCGATGAAGGACGTGGTCCGTCCGATGCTGGTCAAGGCGGCGGAAGAGTATGTCGCCTCCAACCAGCCCTGGCCGGAGCGCTCCGAGCCCTGCGCCCAGTAG
- a CDS encoding alpha/beta hydrolase — protein sequence MIFAAVAVAVFLGTGWIYEGNAERTHRHIHFFGPDGVIYKARERVLERGSNRLVVLVHGFGASPMTMMPIFDAFADGTDADLWAPLLDYHGRTLQRFAAFDADAIRDDLAARMSERMDGYDEVVVIAHSFGGAMAADLVASGGIPERATVLLLAPAVDIIANTRTTALELQAFRLWSAYCDIWEIGCKVPSPKGIDADGVEDVYAQTIFFYIVPNAVLQLFDYADAIAAKVAGISRPVDIVMARDDGEVDFEATKALCERLAACRLYAFETGGHAPMFGATRETLNSLLLRLADDPGAGCDGLDCRVVAPADATGAIRPDARRHAASIQEIPTWH from the coding sequence GTGATTTTTGCCGCCGTCGCGGTGGCCGTCTTTCTGGGAACCGGGTGGATCTATGAAGGAAACGCCGAACGGACCCATCGCCACATCCATTTCTTCGGGCCCGACGGGGTCATCTACAAGGCGCGCGAACGCGTGCTGGAGCGCGGCAGCAACCGGCTGGTCGTGCTGGTCCACGGGTTCGGGGCCTCGCCGATGACCATGATGCCGATCTTCGACGCGTTTGCGGACGGCACCGACGCCGATCTCTGGGCACCGTTGCTCGACTATCACGGGCGCACGCTGCAGCGCTTCGCCGCCTTCGATGCCGACGCGATCCGCGACGATCTGGCCGCCCGCATGAGCGAACGGATGGACGGTTACGACGAGGTCGTGGTGATCGCCCATTCCTTCGGCGGCGCGATGGCCGCCGATCTGGTCGCGTCCGGTGGGATCCCGGAGCGCGCCACGGTCCTGCTGCTCGCGCCGGCGGTCGATATCATCGCCAATACCCGCACGACCGCGCTGGAGCTCCAGGCCTTCCGCCTCTGGTCCGCCTACTGCGACATCTGGGAGATCGGCTGCAAGGTGCCGAGCCCGAAGGGCATCGATGCGGACGGCGTGGAAGACGTCTACGCCCAGACCATCTTCTTCTATATCGTCCCGAACGCCGTGCTTCAGCTGTTCGACTATGCCGACGCCATCGCGGCGAAGGTGGCCGGGATCTCCCGGCCGGTCGATATCGTGATGGCGCGCGACGACGGCGAGGTCGACTTCGAGGCGACGAAGGCCCTGTGTGAGCGGCTCGCCGCCTGCCGGCTCTATGCATTCGAGACCGGCGGCCACGCGCCCATGTTCGGAGCGACCCGGGAGACGCTGAATTCGCTTCTGCTCAGGCTTGCCGACGATCCGGGCGCCGGATGCGACGGGCTGGACTGCAGGGTCGTCGCGCCCGCGGACGCGACCGGTGCGATCCGACCGGACGCGCGCCGCCATGCCGCTTCCATCCAGGAGATCCCCACATGGCATTGA